One Rhodobacteraceae bacterium M385 genomic region harbors:
- a CDS encoding response regulator yields MTDIGAHLLIVDDDERIRTLLQKFLMRNGFMATGARNAAQARVLLAGLSFDMIVLDVMMPGEDGLSLCRDIRTTAATPILLLTANGESGDRIEGLEAGADDYLAKPFEPKELLLRINAILRRMPAPVEDATVPQVLHLGPVRYDIERGELWQGKDPVRLTATEAALMRIFAHQPTEALSRGELVSLLNRDKVGGEPVQERAVDVQITRLRRKIEMNPKQPRYLQTVRGAGYMLSPD; encoded by the coding sequence ATGACAGATATCGGCGCCCATCTTCTGATCGTCGATGACGACGAGCGTATTCGCACGCTTCTTCAGAAGTTCCTGATGCGTAACGGATTTATGGCTACAGGCGCGCGCAACGCCGCTCAAGCAAGGGTGCTTTTGGCGGGGTTGAGCTTTGACATGATCGTGCTGGACGTGATGATGCCCGGAGAAGATGGATTAAGCTTGTGTCGTGATATTCGCACGACGGCGGCCACACCGATCCTTCTGCTTACCGCCAACGGAGAGTCTGGCGACCGGATCGAAGGGTTGGAGGCAGGGGCCGACGACTACCTTGCCAAGCCGTTCGAGCCGAAAGAGCTGTTGCTCCGCATCAATGCAATCCTGAGGCGGATGCCCGCCCCGGTGGAAGATGCGACGGTGCCGCAAGTCCTCCACCTTGGGCCGGTGCGATATGATATTGAACGTGGAGAGTTGTGGCAGGGTAAAGATCCCGTCCGACTTACTGCGACCGAGGCAGCGCTGATGCGCATTTTCGCCCATCAGCCCACCGAGGCCCTGTCGCGCGGAGAGCTTGTGAGCCTGCTGAACCGGGACAAGGTCGGCGGAGAACCAGTGCAGGAACGCGCTGTCGATGTGCAGATCACGCGACTGCGCCGCAAGATTGAAATGAACCCAAAGCAGCCTCGCTACCTGCAAACCGTGCGCGGCGCGGGTTACATGCTTTCGCCCGATTGA
- a CDS encoding MarR family transcriptional regulator, protein MSDRGAAMGRGDSLLFLTDEQLRRGSEAMFFAYRGFTADPDMILAERGYGRAHHRAIHFINRTPGTTVNNLLSILGVTKQSLNRVLRALIEDGLVEARVGTRDKRERHLFLTSEGETLERALSEAQRNRLRAAFRNAGPDAVSGFRAVLEEMMDPDMRRHYLEGVEQNQ, encoded by the coding sequence ATGTCAGATCGAGGCGCAGCCATGGGGCGGGGGGATAGTTTGCTATTCCTCACCGACGAACAATTGCGCCGTGGCAGTGAAGCGATGTTTTTTGCATATCGGGGGTTTACCGCCGACCCTGACATGATCCTGGCCGAGCGTGGCTATGGCCGCGCTCACCACCGGGCGATCCATTTCATTAACAGAACGCCGGGAACGACGGTGAACAACCTGCTGTCGATCCTTGGGGTGACGAAGCAATCCCTGAACCGGGTTCTACGTGCCTTGATTGAGGATGGTTTGGTTGAGGCCCGCGTGGGCACCCGCGATAAGCGAGAGCGGCACTTGTTCCTGACATCAGAGGGCGAAACGCTGGAACGCGCCTTGAGTGAAGCGCAGCGTAATCGGTTAAGGGCGGCTTTTCGCAACGCCGGCCCCGATGCCGTGTCAGGTTTTCGCGCTGTCTTGGAAGAGATGATGGACCCGGACATGCGCCGCCACTACCTTGAGGGTGTGGAACAGAACCAATGA